From Myxococcales bacterium, a single genomic window includes:
- the bla gene encoding class A beta-lactamase gives MASGSQTQLNRRSLVCGAASLLLPACSPRTSPAPARAPDPETSSQALQRIEALIGGRLGLFALDTATGQTLEHRPDERFAMCSTFKWVLVAAVLTRVERGELTLAQQVAYAESDLLEYAPVTRANVGAGQLGVEALAEAAITVSDNTAANLLLSLVGGPSGLTEFIRAQGDSVTRLDRDEPMLNTNLPGDSRDTTSPRAMLTLMQTLLLGPSLSGSSRGRILGWLRECKTGHERLRAGLPRTWNPGDKTGTGNNGAVSDIAIATPPDRAPILIASYISESRRVLARLNAAHAEIGRVVATRLRGG, from the coding sequence GTGGCCAGCGGTTCGCAAACCCAGCTCAACCGTCGCAGCTTGGTATGCGGCGCTGCCTCGCTGCTCCTGCCCGCGTGCTCGCCGCGCACGTCACCCGCACCGGCACGCGCGCCGGACCCCGAAACAAGCTCGCAGGCACTCCAGCGAATCGAGGCGCTCATCGGCGGAAGGCTCGGCCTCTTTGCGCTGGACACCGCCACTGGCCAGACCCTGGAGCATCGACCCGACGAACGCTTTGCGATGTGCTCGACCTTCAAGTGGGTATTGGTCGCGGCTGTCCTCACTCGCGTCGAGCGCGGTGAGCTCACCCTCGCTCAGCAGGTTGCCTACGCAGAATCGGATCTGCTCGAGTACGCCCCCGTCACCCGCGCCAACGTCGGCGCCGGGCAACTCGGCGTCGAGGCCCTCGCCGAAGCGGCGATCACCGTGAGCGACAACACAGCCGCGAACTTGCTGCTCTCGCTGGTCGGAGGGCCGTCGGGGCTCACGGAGTTCATTCGGGCGCAGGGTGACTCCGTGACTCGACTCGACCGCGACGAGCCGATGCTCAACACGAACCTGCCAGGCGACTCGCGAGACACGACCTCTCCGCGCGCCATGCTGACCTTGATGCAGACCTTGCTGCTCGGTCCGTCGCTCTCCGGCTCCAGTCGCGGGCGGATTCTGGGCTGGCTACGCGAGTGCAAGACGGGGCACGAGAGGCTGCGCGCCGGCCTCCCGCGTACTTGGAACCCCGGTGACAAGACGGGCACCGGAAACAACGGCGCCGTAAGCGACATCGCGATCGCAACGCCGCCCGATCGTGCCCCGATCTTGATCGCGTCGTACATCAGCGAGAGCCGTCGAGTGCTGGCTCGCCTGAACGCCGCCCACGCGGAGATCGGGCGCGTGGTTGCAACGCGGCTGCGCGGGGGATAG
- a CDS encoding 3-hydroxyacyl-CoA dehydrogenase family protein, which yields MKEIRKVVVLGANGTMGAGASGLFAARGFEVTMLARTVDKAHQGLGKVKEALRTDVLAKSVRSGSYERDLERAVAEADLIFEAVSEEMSVKRPFLERVDKARTAGSVVATVSSGLSIAEMCAGLSDDLQRHFMGMHLFNPPHVIVGTEMIPGAKTDREVFQAMCLLAKRRLGRAVVECRDMPAFAGNRVGFKVLNECALLAEVHGVGTIDYLIGRHTGRAMAPLATIDLVGWDVHQAIVDNVFANTKDECHAHFQMPAYMRALMDDGHLGNKTPAEGGFYRRITDANGAKAVSVLDPAKRSYSEGAAPRPEKVAFVEEMKALHAVGRYREAVQLLLSAKGPEAELTQRVIVGYVSYALNRVGKDEVVQAPADVDRIMSQGFNWAPASALVDLWGKGPTLAAMDALGLEVPAVVRDLPDGARLYDQPLSRVGRFFIGK from the coding sequence ATGAAGGAGATTCGAAAGGTCGTCGTGCTCGGGGCGAACGGCACCATGGGCGCCGGAGCCAGCGGACTCTTCGCGGCTCGCGGCTTCGAGGTGACCATGTTGGCGCGAACCGTGGACAAGGCTCACCAGGGCCTCGGCAAGGTCAAGGAAGCGTTGCGGACGGACGTGCTGGCGAAGAGCGTGCGCTCCGGTAGCTACGAAAGAGATCTCGAGCGCGCGGTGGCGGAAGCCGACCTCATCTTCGAGGCGGTCTCCGAAGAGATGAGCGTGAAACGCCCGTTCCTGGAGCGCGTGGACAAAGCGCGCACTGCCGGCTCGGTCGTCGCCACGGTCTCTAGCGGCCTCTCCATCGCCGAGATGTGCGCGGGGTTGAGTGACGACCTGCAGCGCCACTTCATGGGCATGCATCTCTTCAACCCGCCGCACGTCATCGTCGGTACCGAGATGATCCCCGGCGCGAAGACCGACCGTGAGGTGTTTCAGGCGATGTGTCTCTTGGCCAAACGACGGCTGGGTCGCGCCGTCGTCGAGTGCCGCGACATGCCGGCGTTCGCCGGCAACCGCGTCGGTTTCAAGGTCCTCAACGAGTGTGCGCTCTTGGCCGAGGTGCACGGGGTCGGCACCATCGACTACTTGATCGGGCGCCACACCGGTCGGGCCATGGCTCCCCTCGCAACCATCGATCTGGTTGGTTGGGACGTTCACCAGGCCATCGTCGACAACGTCTTTGCCAATACCAAGGACGAATGCCACGCGCATTTCCAGATGCCCGCTTACATGCGCGCGCTCATGGACGACGGGCACCTGGGCAACAAGACGCCGGCCGAGGGCGGTTTCTATCGACGCATCACCGACGCCAATGGCGCGAAGGCCGTGAGCGTGCTCGACCCGGCCAAGCGCAGCTACTCCGAGGGTGCGGCGCCGCGGCCGGAGAAGGTCGCCTTCGTGGAAGAGATGAAGGCGCTGCACGCAGTGGGTCGTTATCGAGAAGCCGTCCAGCTGCTGCTCTCCGCAAAGGGACCGGAGGCCGAGCTCACTCAACGGGTGATCGTAGGGTACGTGAGCTACGCCCTCAATCGAGTGGGCAAGGACGAGGTCGTGCAGGCACCGGCGGACGTGGACCGCATCATGTCCCAGGGCTTCAACTGGGCACCGGCGAGCGCGCTGGTTGATCTCTGGGGCAAGGGGCCGACGCTCGCGGCCATGGACGCCTTGGGCCTCGAGGTGCCTGCGGTGGTACGTGATCTGCCCGACGGCGCGCGCCTGTATGACCAACCACTATCCCGGGTCGGGCGCTTTTTCATCGGCAAGTGA